Genomic DNA from Candidatus Koribacter versatilis Ellin345:
TAACCAACTGAGCGGTGCGGACAACACGACCGCCGAACGCGCTCTCTTTGAAACCGCCGGTCAGGAGGGCATGCACATCAACGACAAGTTGAGCCTGCTCTCCGACCTCGACGTCCACGGCATCTTCGATAACGCGACCATCTACAACCTCGATCGCCAGATTTTCGGCGTCGTCGGGAGCCAGCAGCCGATTCCGCCGCGCTCCACCACCGAGTCACTCTGGACCAATGGCTACCGCCTGCACCTCAATGGGCTCCCGTTGATCAGTGGTTTCTTCCAGCTTCGTAATGCTCGCGGTGAGTTCTCCGTGCCCAGCAACGCGCTGATCGTTCCCACTGATACCTACGATTACAACTTCAACACCGCAATCAATCCCACGCTGAAGATGGGCTTCCTCCGTCTCGACTTCAACGCCGGCGTCCAGTTCACGGTGCGCCGCGACAAAGATTCGCCGGTCGTGATGAACCAGAACCTCTTCCGCCAGTTCGTCTACCTGCAGTCGAATTCCATCGGCGACTGGCTCCAGATTCGCGGCGAGGCCTATCACGAAGCCGGGCCCTTCACCGACCGCGACTTGAGCTCGCGCGACGTCGGCACCCGCCTCGAGTTCGTCGTCGGCCGGCCATGGGGACGCAATGCCCTCCTCACCGGCTACAGCGCCCGCGACATTCAGTACAACCCGAGCATTCGCGAATTCTTTACCACCAGCACATATGCCGGTTTGCAACACACTTTCGGACGCGAACGCAGTTTGACTGTCGCCGCGCTCGGCGAATACATCCGCTCCTGGCGCGTGCAGGACGACTTCTACGCCATCGCGCAGGCGATCGAACCCGGCGGCCGAATTACGTGGCAACCAAATAATCGCTGGAAGCTAGATGGAAATTTCGCGTGGGGTAAAGGCGAAGGTTTCGCCTTATATGACAACGTGCAGAGCAGTTTCTTCATCTCTTATGTAAAGCCGTTCCGCCGCTCGATGACGGATGCGTTTGGGGATGTACCTGTTGAGTATCCGCTCCGTTTCTCCCTCGGGGTTCAGACGGACAACTTTTATCACTTTACTGGCCGCGGACAGACTCAGATTCGACCTGTAATCCGTCTGACGCTGTTTTAAGAAGCCAGGAAGGGCCCATGAAGATTTGCCTGGTCACAGCCTTCCCGCCTAGCCGCCGAGGGCTGAACGAATACGGGTACCACATCGCACGTGAGCTCCAGCGCGATCCCGTGCTCAGCGTCACTGTGCTCGCCGACGAGTTGGAGACGCCTGAGCCGGAGTTGGCAGAATTTGACGTCAACCGCGTTTGGCGCTTCGACAGCCTCTCCAACCCCTCACGCCTCGCCAAAGCCATCCGCTCCTGCAAGCCGGATGTGGTTTGGTTCAACCTGTTGTTCTCAACCTTCGGGAACAACCCGCTCGCGGCGTTCTCCGGTCTCACCATCCCCGCCACTACCCGCATGGGCGGCTGCTACACCCACGTCACCCTCCATCACTTGATGGAGAACATTGATCTCTCGCATGCCAACGTTCGTTTCCCGCGCGCCTATCGCTTTGCCGGAAATGTCGCCACCCGCATGCTGCTCGCCGCCAACTCGATTAGCGTCCTGTTGCCGGCCTACCGTCGTACGCTCATCAACAAATACAAGGGCGAAAACGTTCACTTCCGCGCCCACGGCATCATGTCGGCCCGGCCTGAACCGCCCGATTACTCGCGCCGTGGCGTCCCTGACCATCGCGTCCTCGCCTTCGGCAAGTGGGGCACATACAAGCGCCTCGAGCTCTTGATGGACTCTTTTGAGCTAGTCGTGAAGCGCCTGCCGAATGCCAAACTTATCGTCGCCGGCAGCGATCACCCTATGACCCCCGGCTACCTCGATAGCATTGCCGAAAAATATAAGGACGACCCGCGCATCGAATTTGTCGGATACGTCGCGGAAGAAGACATCCCCGAACTCTTCCGTAGCTCCAGCGTTCTAGTCATGCCTTACTCCTCCGCCACAGGTTCTTCCGGAGTCGCACATCTCGCAGCCGAGTTTGGGCTTCCCATTATCTGCGCCGATATTCCCGACTTCCACGAGATGGCCGATGACGAAGGATTGGGCATCCTCTTTTATCAAACCGGTAGCGAAAGGAGCCTCGCCGACCAGATCTGCGGTCTGCTTAATTCGCCCGAAATGATGAAAGAGATGTCGGAACAAAATTTTTCCGCCGCGCTACGACAGACCATGCCGCAGATCATCCGGCAATATCTGCGCTCGTTTGACTTGCACCAGCGCCAGCGCGCGTTGCAGCCCATCGCTCGCTTTCGCCGCATCCCCGGTTGGGTGCCCTCGCGTTCGGCCATCTTTCGCGCTGCCGCGCCAAGGTGGGTGCCATGGATGTAAGGGCCATACTCGTCGTCGGCAACACCGCGCCTGCCAATACCAAAGCGCCGCGCACTGAGTCCTTCGCGGGATTACCGCTCGCCCTCTACGATGTGCTCGGCAAGTCGGTCCTCGCACGCACTGTCCAGCGCCTGCAGCATTTCGGCATCACGCAGTTCACTACCGTGTGCGATGAGAAGACTGGCGGCGCGCTTGACGCTCGCGTGAAACAGGAATGGAACGTTGTCGTCGAAGATCACGGCCTCTGGCGCTCTGCCGAGTCGGTCTTCAATGACTTCGTGCAGCAGGGCGCCGAACTGGTGCTCGTTCTGCGCATCGGCGCCTACGCCGAACTCGATTACGAAGAATTCGTCCAGTTCCATCTCGAACAGCACGGGCGCGCTACCGTCGCCGTGGACGCTCGCGGTTACCGTATCGGCATTGTCGCGCTCTCTGCTTCACGTCGCAACGACGCCGCCTACCTTTTCCGTCACAACATGGAAGAGTTCCGGGTGCCCTGCGTGCAATATCAGTTCCGCGGCTATCTCAACCGCCTCATCACGCCTGCTGACCTTCGCCAGCTCAGCGTTGACGCGCTTCTCCAGAACAACCACATCCAGCCCATCGGCCGCGAGATTCGGCCTGGCGTCTGGGCAGGCCCACGCGCGCGCATTCATCCCCGCGCCCGCATCGTCGCCCCGGCGTACATCGGAGAGCGAGCCAAGCTCCGCGCCTCCGCTGTCATCACCCGCTTCACCTGCATCGAACATCATGCCGTCGTGGATTGCGGCACGGTGCTTGAGAACACTTCGATCGCGCCCTATACCTACGTCGGCGCCGGGCTCGATATCAATTACGCCATCGTCGGCCGCAACCGTATCGCCAGTTTGCGTCGCAATGTAGAGGTCGAAATTAAAGACCCGAGGTTGCTGTCGACACTCGCAACCAGTGCTCCAGTCCGCGCCCTGCGCGAGATGGGGGCCCTCGCTGCATATTTGCCCCAACAGTTGTTCCGCGGCATGTTCTCGCGGTCCCAGCGCACCATGCCGACGGACATCCCGGCCGCAGTCAATACTCCTTCCGCAGCGTTGAAGGAGCCGGCCCTAACGAACCCAGGTGGGAGCATCAACTCAACACCAGAGTTCCCCTCCGAATTAGTGGTAGTGAGGAGATATGGAAACGAGTAGGCCCGTAGTCGTGAAACGTATACCCGAACGGCTCAATTCCCCGGCAGCAAAGAAGTTCCTGAACGAGGTGGAACCTTTTCTCCGCTCTGACCGGCCCCAATTAGTCTTCGATCTGTCCCAGGTCAAGCAGATGGACGCCGCTGGCGTTGACATGCTGCTCCATTGCCTGAACGAAACCATGAAGCGCGACGGCGACGTCAAACTCGCGTCGCTCTCGCCGCAGGCCGCGGTGGTCCTCGAGATGACGCGCACCGAGCGCCTCTTCGAGATCTACCAGAATTCTGCCGATGCCGTGCGCAGCTTCAGCAGCTTCCTGCCGAATGCCTTGAAGCACTCGTACGCTCATTCGTACGCCAGCTTCGCGCCTACGACACCGATCGCCTTCCCCATGGGCAACGTGCAATTGCCCCTGCCGGAGAACAACGACGGCACTGAAAACGCAGCATGAGCACAAGCCCTGAGACCTTGCCCGGCCTCCCAGCCCGCCAATCCCGCGGGCTGGCGCAGTCTCTGCGCATTGCGCCGGCGCACTCGCGGCTTGTGGGCGGCAGTCTCATCATGCTCGGCGGCATGGTGCTCGTCAGCCTTCTGAACTTCGGTTACAACATCGCCGTTGCCCGCATGCTCGGCGCCGCCGAATTCAGCCAGGCAGCAGCGGCGGTCACCCTGCTGATGATTGTTTCCTGTCTCACACTGGCTTTCCAGATGGTCTGCGCCAAGTTCGTGGCCAGGAACGCAACCAACTCGGAGAAATCGCACGTCTATCGCGCGCTGTTGCGCCGTGCCTGGACTGCCGGCCTCAGCATTGGCATTGTCCTTACGATCTTCAACCGCCAGGTCGCTGCGTGGCTCAACATGCCCTCCGCGACGCTCGTTATCGTCCTCGCGCTCGGCATGGCTTTCTACGTTCCTCTCGGCGTGCGACGCGGCGGCATGCAGGGTGTTTATCAATTCCGCCGGCTGAGCCTCAATTTCATCATCGAGACCAGCGTCAAGCTCGTCTCCGCAATCGTCTTAGTCCACTTGGGTTACGGAATTCTCGGCGCCGTCGCCGCCATCTCCATCTCAGTGGTGGCTGCCTACTTCCTTCCTCCCACTCCAATTGCCTTACGTGAGCAGCCGAAAGCAGGGCTGCCGGCATCTTTTGGGGAAGGCATACAGGCGATCATCTTCTTCATTGGACAGGTGATCATCAACAACATCGACATCCTGATGGTGAAGCATTTCTTCCGACCCGATGTCGCCGGTCTGTACGCCGCAGTTGCTTTGGTCGGACGCGTTCTTTACATCGCGTCCTGGCAAGTGATCAGCGCTATGTTTCCGATTGCCGCCGCAGGCCGCTCCGAATCCGAAGGCCGTGAAAGCCGAATGGTCGTGCTCATTCCATTCGGCTTCGTCACCGCGATGACCGTGGTCTTCATGGCGATTCTCGGTCTCTTCCCGCAAACGATCCTGCACTTGCTCTTCGGCGCGAAGTTCAACACTGACTCCAGCAACCTGCTTCTTCTCTACGCCGCCGCTACCGGCGGTTACGCACTCAGCGTGGTTCTGATGGCCTACGAGATGTCGCGCCGCATCGCCAACACCGGCTGGTTCCAGCTCGTCATCAGCGGACTCGTCGTCCTCGGCATCACCATGTTCCATAACACGCTCCGCGACGTCATCGTGGTGCAGCAGGTCCTGATGGTCGTCCTATTTACCGCCGTAGCCGTGCCGTTTGTTCTCGCGCGGCGCTTCCGAACCCGGGGGGCAGCATGAAGAAGCTGCAACGCATTACCGAAGCCGAAGTCATCAATGACTTCTTGCAGAACGAGTTCTACCAGGGCGAGTTCCATCACGACCGCGACCGCTTCGAAGACCTCGTTCTCAACGCCGATACCACCAGCGAACGCGACAACGCCATTCGCCGCGCCCTGCTCTTCCGTCGCCGCGGCCACATGTGGCGCGAACTGCCCGACGACACCCAGTGGTGGCAGATCGACGTCGAGCCCGAAGACATGAAGCACATCCGCGTCTTCCCTCGCGCACAGTGGCGCAAGGTCTCCAACGGCAGCTTCTTAATCAGCGACATCGTGCAGCGCATCAAGACCCAACGTTTTCGCGGCCAGACCCGCGGCTTCGTCGCCAAGATCCAGTCGCTCAGCTATCGCCTCCGCGTCAGCAAAGACGACAGCTCCGTCATGCTCATCGGCATCGACGAGCAGCATCCCCTGACGATTCTAGAGGGCAACCACCGCCTCACCGCGGCCCTGCTCGCCTCGCCGGCGTTGCTCCAGCAGCGCTTCAAGATCTTCTGCGGGTTGTCTCCCCGGATGGCCGAATCGTGTTGGTACGAGACAAATTTGCCCAACCTCTGGCGCTACGCCAAAAACCGGGCCCGCAACTTCACCTATGACAAGGACGCCGACGTGGAACTTGTCGAGAAACAGTTCGCTCAGCAGGGCCAAAACTCGCATCCAAATCTAGCAGCGAGCAGCGCTGCTGCCGCCCGGCCCTATAGCGAATCCACGAAATAGGAAGTAGAGACAGTTCCATGAAGATCACGCTCCAACACGGACTTTCAGCAGTTCTCGCCGGTGTTCTCGCCCTCGCGCCGCTCGCCGCCGAAGCCCAGCAGCAGCAAACCGCCGCGCCCGCCGACGCGCAGACGCAGCCGCAGAACGGCACGCAAGTAAATCCGGCGCAGGGTCCACTCGAGCCGGTCCCGACGCAAGACCAGAACCAATTGCCCGAGACGCCCCAGCAACAGCAGCCCGGCCAGCAAGTTCCCGCGCAGAACGCGCCCGCGAACCCAACGCCGCAAACGCAGAACCAGACTGAGCCGCTGGGCACCGCGACCGCGCCTGGCGTGAGCACCGTCGGTGGGGGCGCATCGAAGCCCGCAGGCGTAGCGATTGCGCCGGCCAAGCAGAAGCAATATCGCGGACTGCTGATCAAGCTCGGCCTGATCGCCGCCGGTGGCGCCGCGCTTGGAACCGTGTATGCGCTGAGCCGCGGAACCAGCAGCACGCCGCCGAACAGCTCTCCGACGTCAGCACCCGCACACTAAATGGAACTCCGAGGTACGCATTACGCATGACCGCACAACTTCGTCGTAAACCCGCACTCGTCAGTTTCTCTGGCCTCGATGGATCCGGCAAAAGCACGCAGATTGATAACCTGCGCGCCACGCTCCACGCCAACGGATTGACCACCACGCTGCTCGCTTTCTGGGACAACGTGGTCGTCGGCACGCGCTGGCGCGAGGGCTTCGTGCACAAGATGTACAACAGCGAGAAAGGCATCGGCGCGCCAGACAAGCCGGTCAATCGCCAGGACAAGAACGTCCGCAAGTGGTACCTCAGCCTCGCGCGTCATGGCTTGTACTTGATGGACGCGATCCATCTGCGCATGGTCGTCGCGCGCGCGCGTCGCTCCGGCGCGGATGTCGTAATCATGGACCGTTATATCTATGACGA
This window encodes:
- a CDS encoding STAS domain-containing protein; amino-acid sequence: METSRPVVVKRIPERLNSPAAKKFLNEVEPFLRSDRPQLVFDLSQVKQMDAAGVDMLLHCLNETMKRDGDVKLASLSPQAAVVLEMTRTERLFEIYQNSADAVRSFSSFLPNALKHSYAHSYASFAPTTPIAFPMGNVQLPLPENNDGTENAA
- a CDS encoding mannose-1-phosphate guanylyltransferase, coding for MDVRAILVVGNTAPANTKAPRTESFAGLPLALYDVLGKSVLARTVQRLQHFGITQFTTVCDEKTGGALDARVKQEWNVVVEDHGLWRSAESVFNDFVQQGAELVLVLRIGAYAELDYEEFVQFHLEQHGRATVAVDARGYRIGIVALSASRRNDAAYLFRHNMEEFRVPCVQYQFRGYLNRLITPADLRQLSVDALLQNNHIQPIGREIRPGVWAGPRARIHPRARIVAPAYIGERAKLRASAVITRFTCIEHHAVVDCGTVLENTSIAPYTYVGAGLDINYAIVGRNRIASLRRNVEVEIKDPRLLSTLATSAPVRALREMGALAAYLPQQLFRGMFSRSQRTMPTDIPAAVNTPSAALKEPALTNPGGSINSTPEFPSELVVVRRYGNE
- a CDS encoding dTMP kinase, producing MTAQLRRKPALVSFSGLDGSGKSTQIDNLRATLHANGLTTTLLAFWDNVVVGTRWREGFVHKMYNSEKGIGAPDKPVNRQDKNVRKWYLSLARHGLYLMDAIHLRMVVARARRSGADVVIMDRYIYDELANLPLQNKLTRSFIRFVRAIVPTPDVAYLLDADVEAARARKPEYPVEFMHKCRRWYYQLASILGTMTVIPPLPLEEAKHAVVEAFEAKLVTNGSMEQAAMDTALSA
- a CDS encoding glycosyltransferase, producing the protein MKICLVTAFPPSRRGLNEYGYHIARELQRDPVLSVTVLADELETPEPELAEFDVNRVWRFDSLSNPSRLAKAIRSCKPDVVWFNLLFSTFGNNPLAAFSGLTIPATTRMGGCYTHVTLHHLMENIDLSHANVRFPRAYRFAGNVATRMLLAANSISVLLPAYRRTLINKYKGENVHFRAHGIMSARPEPPDYSRRGVPDHRVLAFGKWGTYKRLELLMDSFELVVKRLPNAKLIVAGSDHPMTPGYLDSIAEKYKDDPRIEFVGYVAEEDIPELFRSSSVLVMPYSSATGSSGVAHLAAEFGLPIICADIPDFHEMADDEGLGILFYQTGSERSLADQICGLLNSPEMMKEMSEQNFSAALRQTMPQIIRQYLRSFDLHQRQRALQPIARFRRIPGWVPSRSAIFRAAAPRWVPWM